The Desulfovibrio sp. TomC genome segment AGCGCAGCACCTTTACCCAGGAGCGCCTCAACGACCGGGACGATGCCCGCTGCATTCGAGTACATAGGGATGCCGATCACAACAGCCGCCGGCACAGACCACCATGCGTCTTTCCCCATGATGGAGGCCATGAACCCTTCAGGCACGTAACCGTGGATACCTGCGCCCACGGCAAT includes the following:
- a CDS encoding permease, which gives rise to IAVGAGIHGYVPEGFMASIMGKDAWWSVPAAVVIGIPMYSNAAGIVPVVEALLGKGAALGTVLAFMMAVIALSLPEMIILRKVLKPRLIMVFAGVVGVGIVFVGYLFNYLY